A stretch of Amycolatopsis balhimycina FH 1894 DNA encodes these proteins:
- the cydD gene encoding thiol reductant ABC exporter subunit CydD produces MDSARPGKGPLGALPALVPAVRRALALVGFLSFLNAAALVAQAFLLADVLAAIVGAGSGGRTAQPAALLALVATRALTGWAVRTVSARAAATAQRELRAKAVDHALRLGPEWVARRGHGELTALTTRGLDALDAYFREYLPALVTAAVVPLGAGAAILFADWPSGVIVALTVPLLPMFAILVGKYTAGRVAGATDATHRMSERLLELVRVLPVLTAFRRAAAQGETVRRLSERHRRATLKTLKVAFSSAFVLELIATLSVALVAVVIGVRLVGGNLPLAIGLGVLILAPECYQPLRAVGAAFHASEDGVEAVRRVADLLALPLPPAGSAVLSRGELRVSSLRVARRGGFAPDGETFSVRPGETVWLRAPSGGGKSTTLSALLGFVPADDGAITVGPANLADADLARWREQVAWVPQSPVFAGGTVREEAGSDDLLAEVGLAGLADRPVSRLSLGQRQRVAVARALHRVRSGAWLLLLDEPTAHLDEASARVVLDAVQRAVDSGAAAIIAAHERTAAVDMPSDVPAAPELSTEDSSRPPLTWRALLDSRLFGGAVLGAVALLAGVALTATSGWLIAKASQQPPILTLTVAVVGVRAFGLGRAGLRYAERLVTHDAAFRIAGRLRVRLWNSLVRLGPARSLRAGEGQRRLVADVDTVRDLLPRVVSPPLVVALVAAGAIAVQTWVLPAAGLTLAAAVALGLCAPWVALRAERRATSALAAGRREVASRVLVLFEAAAELLAFGTARDHRRALADADTRLVAQARRQAFGAGAAEALVTLVCGAAAIVSTALAAQAVAAGRLDPVLAPLPALVPLALAEVLALLPPVAQHWDTLQRARRRLADVPESPSPVPGTAVALRGADLGWPGGPAVLHDVGFELAPGTYAAVVGVSGAGKSTLVAALLGFVAPRQGVVAVPDGVAWAPQEPMLAATTVAENLRLACPTATDDELREALRQAALTDVSLETVLGSGGSGLSGGQAQRVAVARALLGAPSAGLVLLDEPTAHLDEPTAQAVRAHLREALAGRTVVHVTHRAEEADGADVVLEVRDGRVVARVPVP; encoded by the coding sequence GTGGACTCGGCGCGGCCGGGAAAGGGCCCGCTCGGCGCACTGCCGGCCCTCGTGCCGGCCGTGCGCCGAGCGCTGGCCCTGGTGGGCTTCCTGTCCTTTCTCAACGCCGCCGCGCTGGTGGCCCAGGCATTCCTGCTCGCCGACGTCCTCGCGGCGATCGTCGGAGCAGGTTCCGGGGGACGCACCGCCCAGCCGGCCGCGCTGCTCGCGCTCGTCGCGACGCGCGCGCTGACCGGCTGGGCGGTGCGCACGGTCTCCGCCCGCGCCGCCGCGACCGCGCAACGCGAGCTGCGCGCCAAAGCCGTCGACCACGCACTGCGCCTCGGCCCCGAGTGGGTCGCCCGCCGCGGCCACGGCGAACTGACCGCGCTCACCACCCGCGGCCTCGACGCGCTCGACGCCTACTTCCGCGAATACCTGCCCGCGCTGGTGACCGCGGCCGTCGTCCCCCTCGGCGCCGGCGCCGCGATCCTGTTCGCCGACTGGCCGTCCGGCGTGATCGTCGCGCTGACGGTGCCGCTGCTGCCGATGTTCGCGATCCTCGTCGGCAAGTACACCGCCGGCCGCGTCGCCGGCGCGACCGACGCGACCCACCGGATGTCCGAACGGCTCCTCGAGCTCGTCCGCGTGCTGCCGGTGCTGACGGCGTTCCGCCGCGCCGCCGCGCAAGGGGAGACCGTCCGGCGGCTGTCCGAACGCCACCGCCGCGCGACGCTCAAGACGTTGAAGGTCGCGTTCTCCTCGGCGTTCGTGCTCGAACTGATCGCGACGCTCTCGGTGGCGCTGGTCGCGGTGGTGATCGGCGTCCGGCTCGTCGGCGGGAACCTGCCGCTGGCCATCGGGCTGGGTGTGCTGATCCTCGCGCCGGAGTGCTACCAGCCGCTGCGCGCGGTCGGCGCCGCGTTCCACGCCAGCGAGGACGGCGTCGAAGCGGTCCGGCGCGTCGCCGACCTGCTGGCGCTCCCGCTGCCTCCTGCGGGGAGCGCGGTTCTTTCGCGGGGCGAGCTGCGCGTGTCGTCTCTTCGCGTCGCGCGACGCGGCGGGTTCGCGCCGGACGGCGAGACGTTCTCGGTGCGTCCCGGCGAGACGGTCTGGCTCCGCGCCCCGAGCGGCGGCGGCAAGTCGACGACACTCTCGGCGTTGCTCGGCTTCGTCCCGGCCGACGACGGCGCCATCACGGTCGGCCCGGCGAACCTCGCCGACGCCGACCTCGCGCGCTGGCGCGAGCAGGTCGCGTGGGTGCCGCAGTCGCCGGTGTTCGCCGGCGGCACGGTTCGCGAGGAAGCGGGCTCCGACGACCTGCTCGCCGAAGTCGGGCTGGCCGGGCTCGCCGACCGGCCGGTTTCCCGGCTGTCACTGGGCCAGCGTCAGCGCGTCGCCGTCGCCCGGGCGCTGCACCGGGTGCGGAGCGGCGCCTGGCTGCTGCTCCTGGACGAGCCGACAGCCCACCTCGACGAGGCCAGCGCGCGGGTGGTGCTGGACGCGGTGCAGCGCGCCGTCGACAGCGGCGCCGCGGCGATCATCGCGGCCCACGAGCGCACGGCCGCGGTCGACATGCCGTCCGACGTTCCGGCCGCCCCGGAACTGTCTACAGAGGACTCTTCGCGGCCGCCCCTGACGTGGCGCGCTCTCCTCGACAGCCGGCTCTTCGGCGGCGCCGTGCTGGGCGCGGTCGCGTTGCTGGCCGGGGTGGCGCTGACCGCGACGTCGGGCTGGCTCATCGCCAAGGCGTCCCAGCAACCGCCGATCCTGACCCTGACGGTCGCGGTCGTCGGCGTCCGCGCGTTCGGGCTGGGCCGCGCCGGGCTTCGGTACGCCGAGCGGCTGGTCACGCACGACGCCGCGTTCCGCATCGCCGGCCGTCTCCGGGTGCGGCTGTGGAATTCGCTGGTCCGGCTCGGGCCCGCGCGGAGCCTGCGGGCCGGCGAGGGGCAACGTCGCCTGGTCGCCGACGTCGACACCGTGCGCGACCTCCTGCCTCGGGTGGTGTCGCCGCCGCTGGTGGTCGCGCTGGTCGCGGCCGGGGCGATCGCCGTGCAGACGTGGGTCCTGCCCGCGGCCGGGCTGACGCTCGCGGCGGCCGTGGCGCTCGGGCTGTGCGCGCCGTGGGTCGCGCTGCGCGCCGAGCGCCGGGCGACTTCGGCGCTGGCGGCCGGCCGTCGCGAGGTGGCGTCGCGAGTCCTGGTGCTGTTCGAAGCGGCGGCCGAGCTGCTCGCCTTCGGGACGGCTCGGGACCATCGCCGAGCCCTCGCGGACGCTGACACGCGCTTGGTCGCGCAAGCGCGTCGCCAGGCTTTCGGTGCGGGCGCGGCGGAAGCGCTGGTCACCCTGGTCTGCGGCGCCGCTGCGATCGTCAGCACGGCGCTCGCCGCCCAGGCCGTCGCGGCCGGACGGCTCGACCCGGTCCTGGCGCCGCTGCCGGCGTTGGTCCCGCTCGCCCTGGCGGAGGTTCTCGCGCTGCTGCCGCCGGTGGCGCAGCACTGGGACACGCTGCAGCGCGCGCGTCGCCGTTTGGCGGACGTTCCGGAGTCACCCTCGCCAGTGCCGGGAACGGCGGTCGCGCTGCGGGGAGCGGACCTCGGCTGGCCAGGAGGCCCGGCTGTGCTGCACGACGTCGGCTTCGAACTCGCCCCCGGGACATATGCCGCGGTCGTGGGCGTCAGTGGCGCGGGCAAATCGACGCTCGTCGCCGCCCTGCTCGGGTTCGTGGCTCCCCGGCAGGGTGTGGTCGCCGTTCCGGACGGAGTGGCGTGGGCACCGCAAGAGCCGATGCTCGCGGCGACGACGGTCGCCGAGAACCTCAGGTTGGCCTGCCCGACGGCGACCGACGACGAGTTGCGCGAGGCGTTGCGGCAGGCCGCGCTCACCGACGTCTCGCTGGAGACGGTGCTCGGCAGCGGCGGCAGCGGGCTGTCCGGCGGACAGGCGCAGCGGGTCGCGGTGGCCCGGGCGCTGCTCGGGGCGCCGTCGGCGGGTCTCGTGCTGCTGGACGAGCCGACCGCGCACCTCGACGAGCCGACGGCGCAGGCGGTGCGCGCGCACCTGCGGGAGGCGCTGGCGGGCCGGACGGTGGTGCACGTGACCCACCGCGCCGAAGAAGCCGACGGCGCGGACGTGGTGCTCGAAGTCCGCGACGGCCGGGTCGTCGCCCGGGTGCCGGTGCCGTGA
- a CDS encoding GAF domain-containing sensor histidine kinase: MDPTLAARALSAATEITSTALSGDDPGAVLDTVVARAAELADADLGLAMVSAEDGRVVVEAAHYATAYSAAASSDDPSSDNPSSDDPAGEKPVDSAAAVSAGGSGETLRGLALPSDSAAGRVARGGEPVASDDFTVDPRTAPYVPAELHGYGPFAAAPFGSGGRVLGALTVYRKRGREPFSAGTVEMLVAFAAQAGVVLALAEGANARHRVALYEERERIARELHDVIVQRLYGAGMQLDRVRRNMRKRFAQADGVRLSDAIDQLDQTIEEIRGTVRALRSPEPRHDTGTTTDLAESARGEVRIAGELLGYPPTLELSGEFADIPAERADHIRAALREALSNVVRHSGASETRVTLTRDSGGVKLRVRDNGSGVPQGVATRGLRHLAERADAAGGKFFLNSSPSLGTLVAFDLPLD, encoded by the coding sequence ATGGATCCGACGCTTGCCGCGCGGGCGCTGTCCGCCGCCACCGAGATCACGAGCACCGCCTTGTCCGGCGACGACCCGGGCGCGGTGCTGGACACGGTCGTCGCCAGGGCGGCCGAGCTCGCCGACGCCGACCTGGGGCTGGCGATGGTGAGCGCCGAGGACGGGCGCGTGGTGGTCGAAGCCGCCCATTACGCCACGGCTTATTCAGCCGCAGCCAGCAGTGACGATCCAAGCAGTGACAATCCAAGCAGTGACGACCCCGCCGGCGAGAAGCCGGTCGACTCTGCGGCCGCGGTGTCGGCAGGTGGGAGCGGTGAGACGCTGCGGGGGCTCGCGCTTCCCTCGGACTCCGCCGCCGGGCGGGTTGCCCGGGGTGGCGAGCCCGTGGCCAGTGACGACTTCACCGTCGATCCGCGCACCGCGCCCTACGTTCCCGCCGAACTTCACGGCTATGGGCCCTTCGCCGCCGCGCCGTTCGGGTCCGGGGGGCGGGTTCTCGGGGCGCTGACCGTCTACCGGAAGCGGGGGCGTGAGCCCTTCTCCGCCGGCACCGTCGAGATGCTCGTCGCCTTTGCCGCGCAGGCCGGGGTGGTGCTCGCGCTTGCCGAGGGCGCCAACGCCCGGCACCGGGTCGCTCTCTACGAAGAGCGAGAGCGCATCGCGCGTGAGCTCCACGACGTCATCGTCCAGCGGCTCTACGGCGCCGGTATGCAGCTCGACCGGGTCCGGCGCAACATGCGCAAGCGGTTCGCCCAAGCCGATGGTGTCCGGCTGTCCGACGCGATCGACCAGCTCGACCAGACCATCGAGGAAATCCGCGGCACCGTGCGCGCGCTGCGGTCACCGGAGCCTCGCCACGACACCGGCACGACCACCGACCTCGCCGAGTCGGCGCGCGGCGAGGTCCGCATCGCCGGCGAGCTACTCGGCTACCCGCCGACCCTGGAGCTGTCCGGTGAGTTCGCCGACATCCCCGCGGAACGTGCCGACCACATCCGGGCCGCTCTGCGCGAAGCACTGTCCAATGTGGTCAGACACTCCGGCGCCAGCGAAACCCGTGTGACGCTGACCAGGGACTCCGGCGGCGTGAAACTCCGCGTCCGGGACAACGGTTCCGGCGTTCCCCAAGGCGTCGCCACCCGTGGTCTGCGTCATCTCGCCGAACGCGCGGACGCCGCGGGCGGGAAGTTCTTCCTGAACTCCTCACCCAGCCTCGGCACACTCGTCGCGTTCGACCTGCCTCTTGACTGA
- a CDS encoding response regulator, whose product MPIQVLLVDDHELVRRGLRDLLGDEPDIEVVAEASSVEEALAVAMHVEPEVAVVDVRLGDGDGITLCRELRSKPNPPACLMLTAFDDEEAMVGAIMAGAAGYLLKQVRGQDVVNAVREVAAGRSLLDPVSTARVLDKMRHPPTDELAALTERERDVLELIGQGLSNREIAERLFLAEKTVKNYVTSVLAKLGMQRRTQAAAWIARREK is encoded by the coding sequence ATGCCGATCCAGGTACTGCTCGTCGACGACCACGAACTGGTCCGCCGCGGGCTCCGCGACCTGCTCGGCGACGAGCCCGACATCGAGGTCGTCGCCGAGGCGAGCAGCGTCGAAGAGGCACTGGCGGTGGCGATGCACGTCGAGCCGGAGGTCGCGGTGGTCGACGTCCGCCTCGGCGACGGCGACGGCATCACGCTCTGCCGCGAGCTGCGGTCGAAGCCGAACCCGCCGGCCTGCCTGATGCTGACCGCGTTCGACGACGAGGAGGCGATGGTCGGCGCGATCATGGCCGGCGCCGCGGGCTACCTGCTGAAGCAGGTGCGGGGACAGGACGTGGTGAACGCGGTCCGCGAGGTCGCGGCGGGCCGGTCACTGCTGGACCCGGTGAGCACCGCGCGGGTGCTGGACAAGATGCGGCACCCGCCGACGGACGAGCTGGCGGCGCTCACCGAGCGCGAACGCGACGTGCTCGAACTGATCGGCCAGGGCCTGTCCAACCGCGAGATCGCCGAGCGGCTGTTCCTCGCCGAGAAGACGGTCAAGAACTACGTCACTTCCGTGCTGGCGAAGCTCGGCATGCAACGCCGGACGCAGGCGGCCGCCTGGATCGCGCGGCGCGAGAAGTAA
- a CDS encoding excalibur calcium-binding domain-containing protein, producing MSLFRRALITAAAVAGFAFLGPVSHASAQLATPLVGDLNCSDFKYQEDAQAVYDRDPSDPNHLDGNDKDGIVCEKLPHRPQQSTTTPTSEKPATTTHTAPKTTTKKPATGGQVKVKPVGGVATGGGEPDPEVPGFLVLSGTLLAAAASGGMVLYLRRRPS from the coding sequence TTGTCCTTGTTCCGTCGTGCCCTGATCACGGCCGCCGCCGTGGCCGGGTTCGCTTTCCTCGGTCCCGTTTCCCACGCTTCGGCGCAGCTCGCGACGCCCCTCGTCGGCGACCTGAACTGCTCGGACTTCAAGTACCAGGAAGACGCACAGGCCGTTTACGACCGGGATCCGTCCGACCCCAACCACCTGGACGGGAACGACAAGGACGGCATTGTCTGCGAAAAACTCCCGCACCGCCCGCAGCAGAGCACGACCACGCCGACGTCCGAGAAGCCCGCCACCACAACGCACACCGCGCCGAAGACGACCACCAAGAAGCCCGCGACGGGCGGCCAGGTGAAGGTGAAGCCGGTCGGCGGCGTGGCCACCGGCGGCGGTGAGCCGGACCCCGAGGTGCCCGGCTTCCTGGTGCTCAGCGGAACGCTGCTCGCCGCGGCGGCGTCCGGTGGCATGGTGCTCTACCTGCGCCGGCGCCCGAGTTGA
- a CDS encoding class F sortase — MRHPRLWPAVAAVAAALGVVLAVALVLVLSPTATAPLAPPSPAAPSTQGIASVAGTAEETAPGLPAAKPASLTIPAIGVRADGIKDLGLTPGGALEVPGDATTVGWFTGAPSPGEAGPAVLAAHVDYKHVPGAFSRLKELQPGEQAKVGRADGRIAVFTVYRVDRYAKATFPTDQVYGDTPDPELRLITCGGAFDRASGNYLDNVVVYARLTAVEA; from the coding sequence TTGAGGCACCCGCGCCTGTGGCCGGCGGTCGCGGCGGTCGCCGCCGCGCTCGGCGTCGTCCTGGCCGTGGCACTCGTCCTCGTCCTGTCACCGACGGCGACGGCGCCGCTCGCCCCGCCCAGCCCGGCCGCCCCGAGCACCCAGGGCATCGCGAGCGTCGCGGGCACCGCGGAGGAGACCGCCCCCGGCCTCCCCGCGGCGAAACCGGCGTCCCTGACCATCCCGGCGATCGGCGTCCGGGCCGACGGGATCAAGGACCTGGGGCTGACGCCGGGCGGCGCGCTGGAGGTCCCGGGCGACGCCACGACGGTCGGCTGGTTCACCGGCGCGCCGTCGCCCGGCGAGGCCGGCCCGGCGGTGCTGGCCGCGCACGTCGACTACAAGCACGTGCCCGGCGCCTTCTCCCGGCTGAAGGAGCTCCAGCCCGGCGAGCAGGCCAAGGTCGGCCGCGCCGACGGCCGGATCGCGGTCTTCACCGTCTACCGCGTCGACCGCTACGCGAAGGCCACGTTCCCGACGGACCAGGTGTACGGCGACACGCCGGATCCCGAACTGCGGCTCATCACCTGCGGCGGCGCGTTCGACCGGGCGAGCGGCAACTACCTCGACAACGTCGTCGTCTACGCGAGGCTGACCGCGGTCGAGGCCTGA
- a CDS encoding helicase-associated domain-containing protein, translated as MTTADELLGRLTRLDREGLAKILAHRPDVLEEPWPRRLDVVAARLASPESVNEALLQLPMPLVQVLRAVQLCYALGRRPAPLGEVARLLGTTTVESFVDELAERALLWRDGDDVVLPELLHRNSFQPEGLGQPVADLLGEIGTPRLAKLSRTLGLPDATRKPELLLGLVRFFRDGDRVRELFATASEDTRKLLRDMAGGVPEVDGVAPAGWAFDHGFLFETYYGSVAMPIEVALALRGPDHQLPFTPEEPAYTVTHIGTEAAEAASSAAALRLLDRVSAIVDLATAEPFPLLKDGTIGVRLVKKLAKETGGTPAEIELAIDLAAQAGLLLADEPEPPRRGRKAAPPTLGPDPDLARPAPALLYRLLLTTWWDPEPLEYETDVDALVRRAVVRLLARLDPGDAITDADALTRLLEWHAPMLPTGDFAGHLRVALAEAELLGVIAHGAVTAAGRALLVPDKLVEVSDELVSRARTTALFGTDLTAIVPGSPDTRLTALLDRVADREAQGTATSWRFSPASVRRAFDQGATAAELLDDLGAIAAGELPQPLVYLVNDVARRHGEAQVLDVASVVVGEPALLAELAAHRKLAKLGLRAVAPTVLTSTVDASGTMEALRGAGYAPTHHAADGTVVLPARDQAAPATTVYDPEPGELAADPAEHAARLLAAPASGPALLRGQLARAMSDRYAGRLTPKQQQLCWQLEAGIPVDVVYHEDDGEPVRLVIAYPELDGDVLDVWSLEDRAYRRLELARIDLAQASTAVSLA; from the coding sequence ATGACCACCGCCGACGAACTGCTCGGCAGGCTCACCCGCCTGGACCGCGAAGGACTTGCGAAGATCCTCGCCCACCGTCCGGACGTGCTCGAGGAGCCGTGGCCGCGCCGGTTGGACGTCGTCGCCGCGCGGCTGGCCTCGCCCGAGTCCGTCAACGAAGCTCTGCTCCAGCTGCCCATGCCGCTGGTGCAGGTCCTGCGCGCCGTCCAGCTCTGTTACGCGCTGGGGCGGCGGCCGGCTCCCCTCGGCGAAGTCGCCCGGCTGCTCGGGACCACGACCGTTGAGTCCTTTGTAGACGAGCTCGCCGAGCGCGCCTTACTGTGGCGCGATGGCGACGACGTCGTCCTGCCGGAGTTGCTGCACCGCAACAGTTTCCAGCCCGAAGGTCTCGGGCAGCCGGTCGCGGACCTGCTCGGGGAGATCGGCACGCCCCGGCTGGCGAAGCTGTCGCGGACGCTCGGCCTGCCCGACGCGACCCGGAAGCCGGAGCTGCTGCTCGGGCTCGTGCGGTTCTTCCGCGACGGTGACCGCGTCCGGGAGCTCTTCGCCACCGCGTCCGAGGACACGCGCAAGCTGCTGCGGGACATGGCCGGCGGCGTTCCCGAGGTCGACGGCGTCGCCCCGGCTGGCTGGGCGTTCGACCACGGTTTCCTGTTCGAGACCTACTACGGCAGCGTCGCCATGCCGATCGAGGTGGCGCTCGCGCTGCGCGGCCCGGACCACCAGCTGCCGTTCACGCCCGAGGAACCCGCGTACACCGTCACGCACATCGGAACGGAAGCCGCCGAAGCCGCGTCGTCGGCCGCCGCGCTGCGGCTGCTCGATCGGGTGTCGGCGATCGTCGATCTGGCCACGGCGGAACCGTTTCCGCTGCTCAAGGACGGCACGATCGGAGTGCGGCTGGTCAAGAAGCTCGCCAAGGAGACCGGGGGCACGCCCGCGGAGATCGAGCTGGCGATCGACCTCGCGGCGCAGGCCGGGCTCCTGCTGGCCGACGAACCCGAACCGCCGCGCCGCGGCCGGAAGGCGGCACCGCCCACGCTCGGGCCGGACCCGGACCTCGCCCGGCCCGCTCCGGCGCTGCTGTACCGCCTGCTGCTGACGACGTGGTGGGACCCCGAGCCGCTGGAGTACGAAACCGACGTCGACGCGCTGGTGCGGCGGGCGGTCGTGCGGCTGCTGGCACGGCTCGATCCCGGCGACGCGATCACCGACGCCGACGCGCTGACCCGGCTCCTCGAGTGGCACGCGCCGATGCTGCCGACCGGCGACTTCGCCGGGCACCTGCGGGTCGCGCTCGCCGAGGCCGAACTGCTCGGCGTCATCGCGCACGGCGCGGTCACGGCGGCCGGGCGCGCGCTGCTCGTCCCGGACAAGCTCGTGGAAGTCAGCGACGAGCTCGTCTCCCGCGCGCGGACGACGGCGTTGTTCGGCACCGACCTGACGGCGATCGTCCCCGGCTCGCCCGACACCCGGCTCACCGCGCTGCTGGACCGCGTCGCCGACCGGGAGGCCCAGGGAACCGCGACGAGCTGGCGGTTCTCCCCGGCGTCCGTGCGGCGGGCGTTCGACCAGGGCGCCACCGCCGCCGAGCTGCTCGACGACCTGGGCGCGATCGCCGCGGGCGAGCTGCCGCAACCGCTGGTGTACCTGGTGAACGACGTCGCGCGGCGGCACGGTGAGGCGCAGGTGCTCGACGTCGCGAGCGTCGTCGTCGGCGAGCCCGCCCTGCTCGCCGAGCTCGCCGCGCACCGCAAGCTCGCCAAACTCGGCCTGCGCGCGGTGGCCCCGACCGTACTGACGTCCACAGTGGACGCTTCCGGCACGATGGAAGCGTTGCGCGGAGCGGGTTACGCGCCGACTCACCACGCCGCCGACGGCACCGTCGTGCTGCCCGCCCGTGACCAGGCCGCGCCGGCGACGACCGTCTACGACCCCGAACCCGGGGAACTGGCGGCCGATCCCGCCGAGCATGCCGCGCGGCTGCTCGCGGCCCCGGCGAGCGGGCCTGCCCTGCTGCGCGGCCAGCTCGCGCGGGCGATGAGCGATCGCTACGCGGGCCGCCTCACGCCGAAGCAGCAGCAGCTCTGCTGGCAGCTCGAAGCCGGGATCCCGGTCGACGTCGTGTACCACGAGGACGACGGCGAGCCCGTCCGGCTGGTGATCGCGTACCCCGAGCTCGACGGCGACGTCCTGGACGTCTGGTCGCTCGAAGACCGCGCCTACCGCAGGCTCGAGCTGGCGCGCATCGACCTGGCTCAGGCCTCGACCGCGGTCAGCCTCGCGTAG
- a CDS encoding excalibur calcium-binding domain-containing protein: MKRFPNWLRIVLAAFAVLFVLGAIFGKAPDPKPVDAAAPASTTPPSTSTTPPPAPTPAVVTYTVGSVTDGATFVVAGSDGTSKTVHVLGVVAPLVNSGCYWPESLGWATTTLSGKAVKLGAETAQGIAVTLADGQDYATLALQKGYLKYAAPAELPGLAAAETAGKQTAGGLWGPPCNGTIDSPAPTPVPAPPTTKAAPPTTKAVPPPPPVETTEEAPAPEPDHSAYYANCSAAKAAGAAPLYRGEPGYRPALDRDGDGVACER; the protein is encoded by the coding sequence ATGAAACGCTTTCCGAACTGGCTGAGGATCGTCTTGGCCGCGTTCGCGGTCCTGTTCGTGCTCGGCGCGATCTTCGGGAAGGCCCCGGATCCGAAGCCCGTCGACGCCGCGGCTCCGGCGTCCACCACACCCCCGTCCACCAGCACGACACCGCCCCCGGCTCCGACGCCTGCGGTCGTCACTTACACCGTCGGCAGCGTGACCGACGGTGCCACGTTCGTCGTCGCCGGCAGTGACGGCACCAGCAAGACCGTCCACGTCCTCGGCGTCGTCGCACCCCTCGTGAACAGCGGCTGCTACTGGCCGGAATCGCTGGGCTGGGCCACCACCACGCTTTCCGGCAAAGCGGTGAAACTCGGCGCGGAAACCGCGCAGGGCATCGCGGTCACACTGGCCGATGGTCAGGACTACGCGACTCTCGCGCTCCAAAAGGGTTATCTCAAGTACGCGGCACCTGCCGAGTTGCCCGGACTCGCGGCCGCCGAAACGGCAGGCAAGCAAACCGCCGGCGGGCTGTGGGGACCTCCCTGCAACGGCACCATCGACTCACCGGCGCCCACCCCGGTCCCGGCGCCGCCGACCACCAAAGCCGCCCCGCCGACCACCAAAGCGGTCCCGCCGCCGCCCCCGGTCGAGACCACAGAGGAAGCGCCGGCCCCGGAACCGGACCACAGCGCCTACTACGCGAACTGCTCCGCCGCGAAGGCCGCCGGCGCCGCACCGCTGTACCGCGGCGAACCGGGCTACCGTCCCGCGCTCGATCGTGATGGCGACGGCGTGGCCTGCGAGCGGTGA
- a CDS encoding exonuclease domain-containing protein, translating to MIESLPLLGAGGHPAHGIDFTAVEIRTTGLRPGRVVELAAVRVHADGSIAGELTTLVNPGAGVPAGPALVHGITRDELDDAPSFDAVLGPLLDLCAGSVLAAHDPAFAAAFLGHEIGLFGVRMPVLPGVSTLTAAQSVVRLPNYRLATVAHALGLPARPGQSALSGARTVAQLVTGMFGRYGFTFAAPPVLPSLPRFAAGRLLPRAEPWPAEPGWMAEAVERIGAGRGADAYLDLLAGVIADQHLSHDEVAVLAASASEAGLSEGQVRSTHEQLVTALRALAERDGVVTAAEARELRQVATALGVADAGELHPTDGAKPTRVLVLGTTAAADQLRARVLVEGVQLAKKLTASVTHLVSDASVPANEPRLARAAELGAAVLDVRVAPVALGFERPPAEPAPVERRARLVGGRILMGAGLLLMLVVVLAMFGGTPLAAGIFLAVLGVGALLGGWWIATPSPS from the coding sequence GTGATCGAATCCCTCCCGCTGCTCGGCGCCGGCGGCCATCCTGCGCACGGCATCGATTTCACCGCCGTGGAAATCCGGACCACCGGGTTGCGCCCCGGGCGCGTCGTCGAGCTCGCCGCGGTGCGGGTCCACGCCGACGGCTCGATCGCCGGTGAGCTGACGACGCTGGTGAACCCCGGGGCCGGGGTGCCGGCCGGTCCCGCCCTCGTCCACGGCATCACGCGCGACGAACTCGACGACGCGCCGTCGTTCGACGCCGTGCTCGGACCGCTGCTCGACCTGTGCGCCGGCAGTGTGCTCGCAGCGCACGATCCGGCTTTCGCCGCGGCCTTCCTCGGCCACGAGATCGGGCTCTTCGGCGTCAGGATGCCCGTGCTGCCAGGCGTCTCGACGTTGACGGCGGCGCAGTCGGTGGTCCGGCTGCCCAACTATCGCCTGGCCACTGTCGCCCACGCCCTCGGACTGCCCGCCCGGCCCGGGCAGTCGGCGTTGTCCGGGGCGAGGACCGTCGCTCAGCTGGTGACCGGCATGTTCGGGCGATACGGCTTCACGTTCGCCGCGCCTCCGGTGCTGCCCAGCCTGCCGCGGTTCGCCGCAGGCAGGCTGCTCCCGCGCGCCGAGCCGTGGCCGGCCGAGCCGGGGTGGATGGCAGAGGCCGTCGAGCGGATCGGCGCCGGCCGCGGCGCGGACGCCTACCTGGACCTGCTCGCCGGGGTCATCGCCGATCAGCACCTGTCTCACGACGAGGTGGCGGTCCTGGCCGCGTCGGCGAGCGAGGCCGGGTTGTCCGAAGGGCAGGTGCGGTCGACGCATGAGCAGCTCGTGACGGCTCTGCGCGCCCTCGCGGAACGGGACGGCGTGGTGACCGCCGCGGAAGCGCGTGAGCTGCGGCAGGTGGCGACCGCGCTCGGCGTCGCCGACGCCGGTGAGCTGCACCCCACCGACGGCGCGAAACCCACTCGTGTGCTGGTGCTCGGCACCACGGCGGCAGCGGACCAGCTGCGGGCACGTGTCCTCGTGGAAGGCGTTCAGCTGGCCAAGAAGCTGACCGCGAGCGTCACCCACCTCGTGAGCGACGCGTCCGTGCCCGCGAACGAGCCGCGGCTGGCCCGGGCCGCCGAACTGGGCGCGGCCGTGCTCGACGTCCGGGTCGCGCCAGTCGCGCTCGGCTTCGAACGACCGCCCGCCGAGCCGGCACCGGTCGAGCGCCGGGCACGGCTCGTCGGCGGGCGGATCCTGATGGGCGCCGGGCTGCTGCTGATGCTTGTCGTTGTCCTGGCCATGTTCGGCGGGACGCCCCTGGCCGCCGGGATCTTCCTCGCCGTGCTCGGCGTCGGTGCGCTGCTCGGCGGCTGGTGGATCGCCACGCCGTCGCCGTCGTGA